The stretch of DNA ACGTGCAAACAGCCATCGACGCGAGCGTGCTGACCGCCGAGGCAGAACGCGCCTTGCTCCGCCAGATTGCGCGCTTCCCGGCCGTCATCGAAGAGGCGGCAGACGAACTCCGCCCGCACATCGTCGCCACCTACACCCGCGAGTTCGCAGAGGCGTTCAACCGCTTCTACCGCGAGTGCCCGGTGCTCAAAGAAGAAGACGAATCGGTACGCACAGCGCGCCTCGCGCTGGTCGCGGCGTCACGGACGACCATCGCAAACGCGCTGTCGGTGCTCGGCATCGCCGCGCCGACCTCGATGTAAGCGCGGTTCAGCCGAGGAAACTGCCACCCGCGCCAAGGAGTACGAGGGCCCCAAAGCCGAGGGCCATGACCAGGAACAGCAGTATCCAACTCAGTCGGACGGACTCATTTTTTGCCATATGCGTCTGTGGGGACAGGGGTTGCTTAGATGTTTTCTTTCAGCCGAACAGCCGGGCGAGCCGCGAAAACAGGCCGGATGACCTGTCATTCTCCGCGTCAGTCTCGGTCGCCGTCTGTGGGTTTTCCCCGTCAAGTGGGTCGGTGTCTGACTCGGCTGGGGTGTCACGTTCCGGGGTCGCTTCGGCGTCGAGTGGGTCTGTGTCCAACGAATCGTCAGTCGCCTCCTCGGCGTCGGGGATGACGGTTTCAGCAGGCGCGGTCAGTTCGGCAATCGGTGGGTCGGCCGTTTCCTCGCTCGCTTCGTCGCCGCCGTCTGCCTCGACTGCCTCCTTGGCCTCGTCTGCAGGCTGCGTCTCGGTCTCGAAGAGGTGGGCAAGCAACGCCTCGTAGGCGTCTTTCGCCGGACCGGACACCGAGGACAGCGGTTCGTCCGCGCCGAGTGCGGCGGTGACCGCGGGGTCGTTCGGGATGGCTGCACACACAGGATAGCCGAGTTGTGCCTCGATTTCGTCGGTCGAAAGCCCGTGGTCACCCGCCATCGTGACGACCACGCCACTGACGGTGCCGTCGAGGCGTTCGGTGAGTGCTGCGGTTTTCGCCGTGTCACCGACTGCGACCGGAAGCGGCGTAGTGACGAGGACGGTTTTCGTCGCAAGGCGAAGGGGGATTGCCCCTTCATGGGTAAGTCCCGCGCCCGTATCGACGACCACGTAGTCGAACTCCGTGGCGAGGTCGATGAGCACCGCCCCGAGGCGACTCGGGACGGCTGCTGCATAGCCATCGAGGGCGGCGTCGCCGGGGACGATGGGAAGGCCGGTCGGACCTTCGGTAATCGTGTCAGCAAGCGATGCCTCGCCCGCGAGTACGTCGTGGAGCGTCGGGCCGGTCACGTCGATGCCACAGAGTTGTCCGAGATTTGCCATTTCGA from Haladaptatus sp. ZSTT2 encodes:
- a CDS encoding nucleotide-binding protein encodes the protein MTGEIYAVAGGKGGVGKTTTAVFCGLLAHDAGHDVVVVDADLEMANLGQLCGIDVTGPTLHDVLAGEASLADTITEGPTGLPIVPGDAALDGYAAAVPSRLGAVLIDLATEFDYVVVDTGAGLTHEGAIPLRLATKTVLVTTPLPVAVGDTAKTAALTERLDGTVSGVVVTMAGDHGLSTDEIEAQLGYPVCAAIPNDPAVTAALGADEPLSSVSGPAKDAYEALLAHLFETETQPADEAKEAVEADGGDEASEETADPPIAELTAPAETVIPDAEEATDDSLDTDPLDAEATPERDTPAESDTDPLDGENPQTATETDAENDRSSGLFSRLARLFG